From Alteromonas sp. RKMC-009, one genomic window encodes:
- a CDS encoding MarR family winged helix-turn-helix transcriptional regulator: MAAGEFGKQIALVRNQMMSRLDEALKEFDLTGSQFAVIKLIAEGRADTLAKLCEAMHHDKGAMSRILSRMEEKALIRRKPCPHDGRAFKLALTAKGEQLFPLTTPKINAIYDVALKDFSESERAQFFSMLTRCQHNLCH; the protein is encoded by the coding sequence GTGGCTGCGGGTGAATTCGGCAAACAAATCGCACTGGTCAGAAATCAGATGATGAGCAGACTGGACGAGGCTCTGAAAGAATTTGACCTTACCGGTTCACAATTTGCCGTTATCAAGCTGATCGCTGAAGGCAGAGCCGATACTCTGGCAAAACTCTGTGAAGCGATGCATCATGATAAAGGCGCGATGAGCCGGATTTTAAGCCGTATGGAAGAAAAGGCGCTTATCCGCCGTAAACCCTGCCCTCACGACGGCCGCGCATTTAAACTGGCCCTCACCGCAAAAGGCGAACAGCTTTTCCCGCTTACTACGCCTAAAATTAATGCCATTTACGATGTCGCACTGAAAGATTTTTCAGAATCTGAAAGAGCACAATTTTTCAGCATGCTCACCCGTTGTCAGCATAATTTGTGTCACTAA
- the folX gene encoding dihydroneopterin triphosphate 2'-epimerase, with the protein MTLNQATIRIKNLRLRTYIGINDDEIKNKQDVVVNAKIHYDAINATNTDNMDDALNYKTVTKAIIKLVEDNRFSLLEKLTSDVLAVAAEHPWVTFAEVEVDKPHALRFADSVSLTLSCTKP; encoded by the coding sequence ATGACGCTGAATCAGGCAACCATCCGGATCAAGAACCTGCGCCTGCGCACCTATATTGGTATTAACGACGACGAGATAAAAAATAAACAGGATGTCGTGGTCAACGCGAAGATTCATTACGATGCAATAAACGCCACCAATACTGACAACATGGATGATGCTCTGAATTATAAAACGGTGACGAAAGCGATTATAAAACTGGTGGAAGACAACCGTTTCTCTCTGCTTGAGAAACTTACTTCAGATGTGCTTGCCGTTGCAGCAGAGCACCCGTGGGTAACGTTTGCAGAAGTGGAAGTGGATAAGCCTCACGCGCTGCGCTTCGCCGATTCAGTGTCCCTGACGTTGTCGTGCACCAAACCTTAA
- a CDS encoding efflux RND transporter periplasmic adaptor subunit: MKKSSVFALLFILLICAWMVSGLFSSEPEEQNQTQSESQPFSVEVTVSEAQVTPVSLVVQGQTVPERLLEIKAQTAGRIEQILVSEGDSVRKGDTLLTIDMEDRLIQLEQQEALYEARKKTYKRLSQLADKQYQSESELDTALANVKASEAAIANIRSDINFVRPVAPFDGEVQSLSAESGDVVSIGDPMLELVDNSVLVVEIQIAQQRVNEVKKGLQADIKLATGEQVSGKVRFIAPYASSESRTYLAEIGIPNPDGKLKSGSSATVTLHVNEVKAHYVSPATFTLDADGRIGVKSVGSDNKVEFHQVSLLQSDNEGAWVTGLPDTVRLITTGQGFVDAGNVVTPVEKAAR; this comes from the coding sequence ATGAAAAAATCATCTGTTTTCGCACTCCTGTTTATTCTTCTTATATGTGCATGGATGGTCTCCGGACTTTTTTCATCAGAGCCCGAAGAGCAAAATCAGACTCAAAGTGAGAGCCAGCCATTTTCCGTGGAAGTGACGGTTTCTGAAGCGCAGGTTACACCGGTTTCGCTGGTGGTTCAGGGACAAACCGTGCCGGAACGCTTGCTGGAAATTAAAGCACAGACGGCGGGACGTATTGAGCAGATTTTGGTAAGCGAAGGCGACTCTGTGCGAAAAGGTGATACCTTACTGACCATCGATATGGAAGACAGACTTATTCAGCTTGAGCAACAGGAAGCGCTGTACGAAGCCCGTAAGAAAACCTATAAGCGTTTGTCGCAACTGGCTGATAAGCAGTATCAAAGTGAATCAGAGCTCGACACCGCTCTGGCAAATGTAAAAGCGTCTGAAGCCGCCATTGCGAACATCCGTTCAGATATTAATTTTGTGCGTCCTGTGGCGCCTTTTGACGGCGAAGTCCAGAGTTTGTCTGCAGAAAGCGGCGATGTGGTAAGTATCGGCGATCCGATGCTGGAGCTGGTGGATAACTCGGTACTGGTGGTTGAGATCCAAATCGCACAACAACGGGTGAATGAAGTCAAAAAAGGGCTGCAGGCAGATATTAAGCTTGCCACCGGCGAGCAGGTATCAGGCAAAGTCCGCTTCATTGCTCCTTATGCCAGCAGTGAATCCCGTACCTATCTTGCTGAAATCGGCATACCCAATCCTGACGGAAAACTGAAATCCGGCTCCAGCGCCACGGTTACCCTGCACGTGAATGAAGTGAAGGCCCACTATGTATCGCCGGCGACATTCACTCTGGATGCCGATGGGCGAATTGGGGTTAAATCAGTTGGTAGTGACAATAAAGTGGAATTTCATCAGGTATCACTGCTGCAATCTGACAATGAAGGGGCCTGGGTAACCGGCTTGCCTGATACCGTGCGTCTTATCACCACCGGGCAGGGCTTTGTGGATGCCGGTAATGTGGTGACGCCAGTTGAGAAGGCGGCCAGATAA
- a CDS encoding 1-aminocyclopropane-1-carboxylate deaminase, whose translation MKSLISNFERYPLTFGVTPIEYLPRLTEALGGKVDIYAKREDCNSGLAMGGNKLRKLEYIVPDAIASGADTLVSIGGVQSNHTRMVAATAAKIGMKCVVVQEKWVPHYDAVYDRVGNIQMTRLMGADSRLVDDGFDIGIRDSWNKAIQSVKDAGGKPYAIPAGASVHKYGALGYIGFAEEVIAQEKELGFKFDYIVVCVVTGSTQGGMIVGFANHDRADTVIGIDASGTLQQTRDQVTSIVDKTADLVGLGRKVREDEIVINPDYAYPAYGVPSEETNEAIRLAAKTEAMITDPVYEGKSMQGLIDLTKKGFFPEGSKVLYAHLGGAPALNGYSYHYKDG comes from the coding sequence ATGAAATCATTGATCAGTAATTTTGAGCGCTACCCGCTGACATTCGGCGTAACGCCAATCGAATATTTGCCCAGACTGACTGAAGCCCTGGGAGGAAAAGTAGATATCTACGCTAAACGGGAAGACTGTAATTCAGGTCTGGCAATGGGTGGTAATAAGCTGAGAAAACTGGAATATATTGTTCCGGACGCCATTGCAAGCGGTGCTGATACGCTGGTTTCAATTGGTGGTGTGCAATCTAACCATACCCGTATGGTTGCTGCGACGGCTGCCAAAATCGGCATGAAATGCGTGGTTGTGCAGGAGAAATGGGTGCCACACTACGATGCCGTTTATGACCGCGTGGGTAATATTCAGATGACCCGCCTGATGGGGGCTGACAGTCGCCTTGTGGACGACGGCTTTGATATCGGCATTCGTGACAGCTGGAATAAAGCGATTCAGTCAGTAAAAGATGCAGGCGGCAAACCCTATGCAATTCCGGCCGGTGCATCAGTACATAAATACGGTGCTTTAGGCTATATCGGCTTTGCGGAAGAGGTGATTGCTCAGGAAAAAGAGCTGGGCTTTAAGTTCGATTATATTGTGGTGTGTGTGGTGACCGGCTCTACCCAGGGCGGCATGATTGTAGGCTTTGCCAATCACGACCGTGCAGATACCGTAATTGGCATCGATGCTTCAGGCACTCTGCAGCAGACACGGGATCAGGTAACCAGCATTGTTGATAAAACGGCTGATCTGGTGGGCCTTGGCCGCAAAGTACGTGAAGACGAAATTGTTATCAACCCTGACTATGCCTATCCCGCTTACGGTGTTCCGTCTGAAGAAACCAATGAAGCAATACGTCTGGCAGCTAAAACCGAAGCCATGATCACCGACCCGGTGTATGAAGGAAAATCGATGCAGGGGCTAATCGACCTGACTAAAAAAGGTTTCTTCCCTGAAGGCTCAAAAGTACTTTATGCTCACCTTGGCGGTGCCCCTGCCCTGAACGGCTACAGCTATCACTACAAAGATGGCTGA
- a CDS encoding helix-turn-helix domain-containing protein — MAEQEFKQHIALHLKTLRKDRGLSLDALAKMSGVSKAMLGQIERQESSPTISTLWKIASGLDASFSAFFASGPDDREHSDNFPRDPDMKVKAIFPYSADTRIEVMEVCLLNFHEQQSDPHAPGVIEHVYVTEGALSLHVDGAWHDLKCGGSLRFHADQPHVYKSTAQTTRFQNIICY, encoded by the coding sequence ATGGCCGAACAAGAATTTAAGCAACATATCGCGTTACACCTTAAAACCCTGCGAAAAGACAGAGGACTCAGTCTGGATGCTCTGGCAAAGATGTCCGGAGTCTCTAAGGCGATGCTGGGACAAATAGAACGTCAGGAATCCAGTCCCACCATTTCAACTCTCTGGAAGATTGCCAGCGGCCTGGATGCATCGTTTTCTGCTTTTTTTGCATCCGGACCGGATGACAGAGAACACAGTGATAACTTTCCCCGTGATCCGGACATGAAAGTGAAAGCCATTTTTCCCTATTCAGCGGATACGCGGATAGAAGTCATGGAAGTATGTTTGCTGAATTTTCATGAACAACAGTCTGATCCCCATGCGCCCGGGGTAATTGAACACGTTTATGTGACAGAAGGGGCGTTATCGTTGCATGTGGACGGGGCATGGCATGATTTAAAATGTGGTGGCAGCTTGCGTTTTCATGCCGATCAGCCGCATGTTTATAAATCCACGGCGCAAACGACCCGTTTTCAAAATATTATTTGTTATTAG
- a CDS encoding efflux RND transporter permease subunit produces MNAIIDAAFARTRTVALVFFVLTIAGASAYFAIPKESEPDITIPFIYVSVVYDGIAPEDSERLLVRPLEKELQSIEGLKEMKGTAIQGFASVVMEFEAGFDADQALLDVREKVDLAKAELPPGSEEPRVTEVNLSLFPVLTVMLSGDIPERTLVNIARRLQDEIEALSGVLEVDIAGDREELLEVIIDPVALETYNLSFPDVLNFVSQNNQLVAAGAIDASAGRMVFKVPGVIETMQDLATLPVKKVGNTIVTFDDVATIRRTFKDPTSFARLRGEKAIALEVSKRSGANIIETIADVRNLVELARTQWPDTIKVDYLQDKSGEIKSMLGDLENNVLTAIILVMIVIVFALGIRPSILVGMAIPGSFLAAMTVIFFFGMTMNMIVLFSLILVVGMLVDGAIVTIELADRKIAEGEPPKTAFATASKRMAWPIIASTITTLTVFFPLLVWPGLVGEFMSFLPLTVIITLTASLFMALIFIPVLGGVITRKVSVDTQSDTVKFIRMAEKGNLDDIQGWLGRYLRFLKNIVNHPGKSTLAALGIMFMTFVLYGFFGRGVLFFPDIEPEYLQIQVQARGDLSIYERDKLVKKVEKFLLQQDNLDSVYARTIGGGGGNESEMPEDVIGVIQLELSDWETRPPASEIMADIREYVETIPGIKVQVRLPDMGPSSGKPVEIVLSGISNDSLIEGTEHILALMEETGGFVDVEDSRPLPSVEWRLNVDRELAAQYNVDVTLLGNVVKLITNGAMLAEYRPDDAEEEVEIRLRFPETFRNIEQLYQLRIPSANGSVPIGNFVTIEPAPKTGRINRLDGARTYTIKAEIAEGELLDQKLKQMREKLIESPLPADVMLSFKGEDEDTQESMTFLSNAFIGSIFLMLIILVTQFNSFYQAFVVLSAIIFSTAGVLIGLMVTSQPFVVVMSGIGTIALAGIVVNNNIVLIDTYNALKSEGMDAKEAILRTAAQRARPVLLTSVTTILGLLPMVFALTIDIVGRNISVGAPSAQWWTVLSSTIAGGLTFATLLTLLLTPALLMLGEKIKSLTSARD; encoded by the coding sequence ATGAATGCGATAATCGATGCGGCATTTGCCCGCACCCGTACCGTAGCGTTGGTCTTTTTTGTTTTAACCATTGCCGGTGCCAGTGCTTATTTTGCCATTCCGAAAGAGTCTGAGCCGGACATCACGATTCCGTTTATCTATGTCTCGGTGGTGTACGACGGTATTGCACCGGAAGACAGCGAACGCCTGCTGGTGAGGCCGCTGGAGAAAGAGCTTCAATCCATTGAAGGCTTAAAAGAAATGAAAGGGACGGCCATTCAGGGCTTTGCCTCAGTGGTGATGGAGTTTGAAGCCGGCTTTGATGCTGACCAGGCGTTGCTTGATGTCAGGGAAAAAGTCGATCTGGCCAAAGCGGAGTTGCCTCCCGGCAGTGAAGAGCCCAGAGTTACCGAAGTGAACCTGTCACTCTTCCCGGTGCTGACTGTCATGTTATCGGGTGATATTCCAGAACGTACGCTGGTGAATATTGCCCGCCGTCTGCAGGATGAAATTGAAGCTTTATCCGGTGTACTGGAAGTGGATATTGCCGGTGACAGGGAAGAATTACTTGAAGTCATTATCGACCCGGTTGCGCTGGAAACGTATAACCTGTCTTTTCCTGATGTGCTGAATTTTGTCAGTCAGAATAATCAGCTGGTGGCTGCCGGGGCCATTGATGCCAGTGCCGGGCGCATGGTGTTCAAAGTGCCGGGCGTGATTGAGACCATGCAGGACTTGGCTACCTTGCCGGTGAAAAAAGTCGGAAACACCATTGTCACTTTCGATGATGTCGCCACCATCCGCCGTACATTCAAAGATCCCACCAGTTTCGCCCGCTTGCGGGGTGAAAAAGCCATTGCTCTTGAAGTATCAAAGCGAAGCGGCGCAAATATTATCGAAACCATTGCTGATGTACGCAATCTTGTGGAACTGGCAAGAACTCAGTGGCCGGATACCATCAAAGTAGACTATCTGCAGGACAAATCCGGTGAAATTAAGAGTATGCTGGGTGATCTCGAAAACAACGTGCTGACCGCTATTATTCTGGTGATGATAGTGATTGTTTTTGCCTTGGGTATACGGCCGAGCATCCTGGTCGGTATGGCTATTCCCGGTTCATTTCTGGCGGCCATGACGGTGATATTTTTCTTCGGCATGACCATGAATATGATTGTGCTGTTCAGCCTGATTCTGGTGGTGGGTATGCTGGTTGACGGCGCCATTGTTACCATCGAGCTGGCAGACCGGAAAATTGCTGAAGGCGAGCCGCCGAAAACTGCTTTCGCCACCGCCTCCAAACGCATGGCGTGGCCTATCATTGCTTCAACCATCACCACGCTGACCGTATTCTTTCCGTTGCTGGTGTGGCCTGGCCTGGTGGGGGAGTTTATGAGCTTCCTGCCGCTGACCGTCATCATTACCTTAACCGCTTCGTTATTTATGGCGCTGATATTTATTCCGGTACTTGGCGGTGTGATTACCCGTAAAGTCAGCGTCGATACCCAGTCTGATACCGTAAAATTTATCCGCATGGCGGAGAAGGGCAACCTGGATGACATTCAGGGCTGGCTGGGCCGTTATCTGCGATTCTTAAAGAACATCGTAAATCATCCCGGCAAGTCCACACTGGCAGCACTGGGTATTATGTTCATGACCTTCGTGCTTTACGGTTTCTTTGGTCGTGGCGTGTTGTTCTTCCCTGACATTGAACCCGAATATCTGCAAATTCAGGTACAGGCACGGGGTGATTTATCTATTTATGAGCGCGACAAACTGGTTAAGAAAGTCGAGAAGTTTTTGTTGCAACAAGACAATCTCGATTCAGTTTACGCCCGCACAATTGGCGGCGGTGGTGGTAACGAGTCGGAAATGCCGGAAGATGTTATCGGCGTTATCCAGCTTGAATTAAGCGACTGGGAAACCCGTCCGCCGGCGTCAGAAATCATGGCTGATATCCGTGAATATGTTGAAACCATCCCCGGCATCAAAGTACAGGTACGGTTGCCCGACATGGGGCCGTCCTCCGGTAAACCGGTGGAAATTGTCCTCAGCGGGATCAGTAATGACAGTCTCATTGAAGGCACGGAACATATTCTTGCCCTAATGGAAGAAACGGGTGGTTTTGTTGATGTTGAAGACTCCCGGCCTCTGCCCAGTGTGGAGTGGCGTTTAAACGTGGACAGAGAGCTGGCAGCCCAGTACAACGTGGATGTCACCCTGCTGGGGAATGTGGTGAAGTTAATCACCAATGGCGCCATGCTGGCGGAGTACCGCCCGGATGATGCCGAGGAAGAAGTCGAAATTCGTCTGCGCTTCCCGGAAACCTTCCGCAATATTGAGCAGCTCTATCAACTTCGTATTCCGTCTGCCAACGGCTCTGTGCCCATTGGTAACTTCGTGACCATTGAGCCTGCACCCAAAACCGGACGGATAAACCGTCTTGATGGCGCACGGACTTATACTATTAAGGCTGAAATTGCGGAAGGTGAGTTACTGGATCAGAAGCTGAAGCAGATGCGTGAAAAGCTCATCGAATCGCCGTTACCTGCTGACGTTATGTTGTCATTTAAAGGCGAAGATGAGGATACCCAGGAGTCAATGACATTCCTGAGTAATGCCTTTATCGGCTCGATTTTCCTCATGCTGATCATTCTGGTGACTCAGTTCAACAGCTTCTATCAGGCCTTTGTGGTACTGAGTGCAATTATCTTTTCAACAGCGGGCGTGTTAATTGGCCTGATGGTCACGTCGCAACCCTTCGTGGTGGTTATGAGTGGTATCGGCACCATTGCCCTTGCAGGGATAGTGGTAAACAACAACATCGTTTTAATCGACACCTATAATGCACTAAAGAGTGAGGGCATGGATGCCAAAGAGGCCATTTTACGCACGGCAGCGCAGCGTGCCAGACCGGTACTGCTCACGTCTGTCACCACCATCCTGGGGTTATTGCCCATGGTGTTTGCGTTGACTATCGATATCGTCGGCCGGAACATTTCAGTGGGAGCGCCGTCAGCGCAGTGGTGGACAGTGTTGTCGAGCACCATCGCCGGCGGTCTGACATTTGCGACCTTGCTCACACTGCTGCTGACACCGGCACTGTTGATGTTGGGAGAGAAAATAAAATCCCTGACCTCAGCCAGGGATTAG
- a CDS encoding TIGR01777 family oxidoreductase translates to MKILVTGGTGLVGSRFIHKTAGKYQFTVLSRSPEQARKQLPDNVEVIAGLHDIADFCLFDGVINLAGEPIADKRWTPLQKQRICHSRWDLTQQLVTRMKACEHPPSVFISGSAIGYYGRQGNRPVSENNHTVHDEFTHQVCQRWEQIAMQAASDATRVCLLRTGVVLDKDRGALPKMAMPVKLGVGGKIASGTQILSWIHIDDMVSAIEHLLENHRCSGPYNLTAPEPETNAVFTRILAETLHRPDFFIVPAFVLKILMGEAADMVITGQHVIPERLQESGFHFRYPALPAALQQIYA, encoded by the coding sequence GTGAAAATACTTGTCACAGGCGGTACCGGGCTGGTTGGTAGCCGGTTTATTCATAAAACAGCAGGTAAATATCAATTCACCGTGTTAAGCCGGTCGCCGGAGCAGGCCCGCAAACAGTTGCCGGACAATGTTGAGGTAATTGCAGGTTTGCATGATATTGCAGATTTTTGTCTGTTTGACGGCGTCATTAATCTGGCCGGCGAGCCCATTGCAGATAAACGCTGGACGCCGTTACAAAAACAACGTATCTGCCATAGCCGCTGGGATCTGACACAGCAGCTTGTTACCCGCATGAAAGCCTGTGAACATCCGCCGTCTGTCTTTATATCCGGCTCAGCCATCGGCTACTATGGCCGTCAGGGAAATAGACCGGTTTCCGAAAATAACCATACCGTTCATGATGAATTCACCCACCAGGTTTGTCAGCGGTGGGAACAAATCGCCATGCAGGCAGCCTCTGACGCAACCCGTGTATGTTTGTTACGCACCGGTGTCGTGCTCGATAAGGACCGGGGAGCATTGCCCAAAATGGCAATGCCGGTAAAGTTGGGTGTGGGAGGAAAAATTGCGAGCGGCACGCAGATCCTGTCATGGATCCACATTGATGACATGGTGTCAGCCATTGAACATCTCCTCGAAAACCACCGCTGCTCAGGGCCTTATAACCTTACTGCTCCGGAACCGGAGACCAATGCGGTCTTCACACGGATTCTGGCGGAAACGCTTCACCGGCCGGATTTCTTCATTGTCCCGGCATTCGTACTAAAAATACTGATGGGAGAAGCTGCAGATATGGTCATTACCGGCCAGCATGTGATCCCTGAGCGTTTGCAGGAAAGTGGTTTCCATTTTCGCTATCCGGCCCTGCCAGCAGCTTTGCAACAAATATACGCCTGA
- a CDS encoding DUF547 domain-containing protein, translated as MKKTINTLLILLLAGTSPLSVAGEENIPEPFRGDDPNSTLEVAYDDLNALLSSYVTVSGWSTREKAPRPDAGVGTRLKTRINRLTALEGNRFYFKGASEKDLIAEFISDIRASLEMLPAEVPLRLLNKNEQLAYWLNLYNFTLLDEMMKVYPKHNLLRVLDYGDDDSIMAQKLLNVAGVPLSLDDIQFTILKEKYFGNPLIIYGLWQGNIGGPSLRSTAYTGKTVWRKLEDNAGEFINSNRGTYFDGEVSALYERNMPFFDNDQAKLVSHLMDYLQGDMFDEYANRDDVEFEMEDWTLAALIGEGRKYGRSAATNGAAMLDAVVATQPGEAFGDTVAIQNYLAEDNIMKTPVNFRFSEAQLEILQKLRTKHEVSMGRVEVTDLDEEEASEDKEQNN; from the coding sequence ATGAAAAAAACAATCAACACCTTGCTGATTTTGCTGCTCGCTGGCACATCTCCTCTGTCTGTTGCCGGTGAAGAAAATATTCCTGAGCCATTTCGCGGCGATGATCCCAATTCTACTCTGGAAGTGGCCTATGATGATTTGAATGCGCTGCTCTCATCTTATGTAACAGTAAGTGGCTGGTCCACGCGGGAAAAAGCACCACGTCCGGATGCAGGTGTCGGTACCAGATTAAAAACCCGCATCAACAGACTGACGGCGCTGGAAGGCAACAGGTTCTATTTTAAAGGCGCAAGTGAAAAAGATCTGATAGCTGAATTTATCTCTGACATTCGCGCAAGCCTTGAAATGCTGCCCGCTGAAGTGCCATTACGTCTGCTGAACAAAAATGAGCAGCTGGCATACTGGCTGAACCTTTACAATTTCACCCTGCTCGATGAAATGATGAAAGTGTATCCGAAGCACAATTTACTACGGGTGCTCGATTACGGTGATGACGACTCAATCATGGCGCAAAAACTACTCAACGTCGCCGGTGTTCCGTTAAGCCTGGACGACATTCAGTTTACGATCCTCAAAGAAAAATACTTTGGTAATCCGCTGATTATTTATGGTCTCTGGCAAGGCAATATTGGTGGCCCGAGCCTGAGAAGTACTGCCTACACCGGCAAAACAGTGTGGCGGAAACTGGAAGACAATGCCGGTGAATTTATTAATTCAAACCGTGGTACGTATTTTGACGGCGAAGTGTCGGCATTATACGAGCGCAACATGCCATTCTTTGACAACGATCAGGCCAAACTGGTCAGCCATTTAATGGACTATCTGCAGGGTGACATGTTTGATGAATACGCAAACCGCGACGACGTCGAATTCGAAATGGAAGACTGGACTCTGGCAGCGCTGATTGGCGAAGGCAGAAAGTATGGCCGGTCTGCTGCAACCAACGGGGCGGCCATGCTGGATGCTGTAGTAGCGACTCAACCCGGCGAGGCCTTTGGCGACACGGTAGCAATTCAAAACTACCTCGCTGAAGACAACATAATGAAAACGCCTGTTAACTTCCGTTTTTCAGAAGCACAACTGGAAATTCTGCAGAAACTGCGTACCAAACATGAAGTCAGCATGGGTCGTGTTGAAGTGACGGATCTGGATGAAGAAGAGGCTTCTGAAGATAAAGAGCAAAATAACTGA
- a CDS encoding serine/threonine protein kinase: protein MIQAILRALSAHIPGHTFSAGSLSVLHEGRFANAIVYLYQDEHYQLIIKDFSSRHWLIRKTIGRLSVRQEFNAITALQHIPGITPLCFRPGECTIAYSHIAGQTLKDFAAEGNRLSPAFCIELEKIIHRMHEAGRVHLDLRNMGNILIDEQGKPAIIDFQSSLRWQRFPLWLQKFMRYADITGAYKAWERYGTTPLPAHKKQFLTRYNATRKWWVFRGYPVHRMQVRVQAFAAHVMSLNIVQNILEKFW, encoded by the coding sequence ATGATTCAGGCAATTCTTCGTGCTCTGTCAGCACACATACCCGGCCACACGTTTTCTGCCGGCAGCCTGTCCGTTCTGCATGAAGGACGCTTTGCTAACGCTATCGTTTATTTATATCAGGACGAACACTATCAACTCATCATCAAAGACTTTTCTTCACGGCACTGGCTTATCAGAAAAACCATAGGGCGTTTATCAGTTCGCCAGGAGTTCAATGCCATTACGGCATTACAACACATACCGGGCATTACACCGCTCTGTTTCCGGCCGGGTGAATGTACCATTGCTTACAGCCATATTGCCGGGCAAACATTGAAAGATTTCGCTGCTGAGGGAAACCGGTTGTCACCGGCATTTTGTATTGAACTGGAAAAAATTATTCACCGGATGCATGAGGCCGGACGGGTCCATCTGGACTTACGGAACATGGGGAATATTCTTATTGATGAGCAGGGAAAGCCTGCTATTATTGATTTTCAGTCGAGCTTGCGCTGGCAACGTTTCCCGTTATGGTTGCAGAAATTCATGCGCTATGCAGATATCACCGGGGCATATAAAGCCTGGGAGCGTTACGGAACCACACCGCTGCCGGCGCATAAAAAGCAATTTCTGACCCGCTATAATGCAACCCGCAAGTGGTGGGTGTTTCGCGGCTATCCTGTTCACAGAATGCAGGTACGTGTGCAGGCCTTTGCTGCACACGTTATGAGCCTTAACATTGTTCAGAACATCCTCGAAAAGTTCTGGTAA
- a CDS encoding AI-2E family transporter translates to MELKSPTAKAMIVLACLVVVLAGIKAASAIMVPFFLSVFIAIACSPLINWASAHRIPRWASITLVILIILVFGFLLAGLVGQSLTDFKENLPGYRKQLDSEFAWIIDRLASMNIHINRELFTQHFDPGTAMSVATNFLSGMGGALSNMFLILLTVIFMLFEADSMPSRLHTALADPEMKMKHVDRFIKSVNSYLAIKTVVSLATGLIIGIWLYILDIDHFLLWGVLAFLLNYIPNIGSIIAAIPAVLIALVQYGAGTAGLVALAFVAVNTVMGNIVEPRLMGRGMGLSTLVVFLSLVFWGWLLGSVGMLLSVPLTMVVKIALESREESQWLALLLSSNAERDARQL, encoded by the coding sequence ATGGAACTCAAATCACCCACAGCCAAAGCGATGATAGTACTCGCTTGTCTGGTCGTTGTACTGGCCGGTATTAAGGCCGCCAGCGCCATCATGGTACCTTTCTTCCTGTCGGTATTTATCGCCATTGCCTGCAGCCCGCTTATAAATTGGGCCAGTGCTCACCGCATTCCGCGCTGGGCATCCATTACTTTAGTAATACTGATTATTCTGGTTTTCGGATTCCTGCTGGCAGGGCTGGTTGGCCAATCATTAACAGATTTTAAGGAAAACCTGCCCGGTTACCGTAAACAGCTGGACAGTGAGTTTGCCTGGATCATTGACCGGCTGGCTTCAATGAACATTCATATTAACCGTGAGCTGTTCACTCAGCACTTTGATCCCGGTACGGCGATGTCTGTGGCAACGAATTTTCTCAGCGGTATGGGAGGCGCATTGTCTAATATGTTCCTTATCCTGCTGACGGTTATTTTTATGCTTTTCGAAGCTGACAGTATGCCTTCACGTTTACATACGGCGCTTGCCGATCCGGAAATGAAGATGAAACATGTGGACCGGTTTATTAAATCGGTGAACAGCTATCTGGCGATTAAAACCGTGGTAAGTCTGGCAACCGGGCTGATCATTGGGATCTGGTTGTATATTCTGGATATCGACCACTTTCTGCTCTGGGGTGTGCTTGCGTTTCTGCTCAATTATATCCCGAATATCGGCTCAATTATCGCTGCCATTCCGGCGGTGCTGATTGCACTGGTGCAATACGGGGCCGGCACTGCAGGACTGGTTGCACTGGCATTCGTGGCGGTAAATACCGTGATGGGAAATATCGTGGAGCCCAGATTGATGGGGCGGGGGATGGGACTGTCTACGCTGGTGGTGTTCCTGTCTCTGGTATTCTGGGGATGGCTGCTGGGCAGTGTCGGAATGTTGTTATCCGTTCCGCTGACCATGGTTGTGAAAATTGCGCTGGAATCCCGTGAGGAGAGCCAGTGGCTGGCATTACTGCTGTCCAGCAACGCAGAGCGGGATGCCAGACAGCTTTAA